A genome region from Methylobacterium sp. FF17 includes the following:
- a CDS encoding endonuclease/exonuclease/phosphatase family protein, which translates to MLNDRRLARLTAHALQNSHGRPGHDRPGTRKIVSWNLLRRVGANVAGIAALIEREQPDLVLMQEATKDIEALQAKVGGHYAWAQMPGRIHGLAVWSPTPFAAPPEAIELPSGAMFDRVSQVIDLGAFGVANVHLSHGQVLNRRQLRRIEQSLPARAAVIGDYNLVGPPLLPGFRDVGPRLPTHAMARVVPLRLDRCLVRGLTCHGRSVLPRGDSDHRPIIVHLAPSQEAVRREAEEKPTGMAAVIGRLRRAAGRGARAATTFRGSAERASSPA; encoded by the coding sequence ATGCTCAACGATCGACGCCTCGCGCGACTGACCGCCCATGCCCTCCAGAACTCCCACGGACGCCCCGGCCACGACCGGCCCGGCACCCGCAAGATCGTCAGCTGGAACCTGCTGCGCCGGGTCGGCGCGAACGTCGCCGGCATCGCCGCGCTGATCGAGCGCGAGCAGCCCGACCTCGTGCTGATGCAGGAGGCCACGAAGGACATCGAGGCGCTCCAGGCCAAGGTCGGCGGGCACTACGCCTGGGCGCAGATGCCCGGGCGCATCCACGGGCTGGCGGTCTGGAGCCCGACCCCCTTCGCCGCCCCCCCGGAGGCGATCGAGCTGCCCTCGGGGGCGATGTTCGACCGGGTGAGCCAGGTGATCGATCTCGGCGCCTTCGGCGTCGCCAACGTGCACCTGTCGCATGGGCAGGTGCTCAACCGGCGCCAGTTGCGCCGCATCGAGCAGAGCCTGCCCGCCCGCGCCGCCGTCATCGGCGACTACAACCTCGTCGGCCCGCCCCTGCTGCCCGGGTTCCGCGACGTCGGCCCGCGCCTGCCCACCCATGCCATGGCGCGGGTGGTGCCCCTGCGCCTCGACCGCTGCCTCGTGCGGGGTCTGACCTGCCACGGTCGCAGCGTGCTGCCGCGCGGGGATTCGGACCACCGCCCGATCATCGTGCACCTGGCGCCCAGCCAGGAGGCCGTACGGCGCGAGGCGGAGGAGAAGCCTACAGGTATGGCAGCAGTAATCGGACGCCTGCGTCGCGCAGCCGGACGGGGAGCCCGCGCCGCGACAACGTTTCGCGGGTCAGCCGAACGCGCATCTTCTCCCGCATGA
- a CDS encoding histone deacetylase family protein has translation MTILFSHEAALGHRTPHGHPERPERMQAVKDALGTDAFAALVRRAPEPASLETVALAHPEEWVRAMIAAAPAEGLVHVDSDTVLSPGTIDCVLRGVGAAVEGVDAVMRGEARNAFSAMRPPGHHAERTRAMGFCLFNNAAIAARHARIVHGAERVAIVDWDVHHGNGSQDIFWADPSVLFCSTHQMPLYPGTGAVSESGDHDTIVNAPLKPGADGERFREAFTARILPRLTEFRPDLIIISAGFDAHWRDPLANLMLEAEDFGWATRQVMDVAERSCGGRIVSVLEGGYDLRGLAESTAAHVSALMEA, from the coding sequence ATGACCATCCTGTTCAGCCACGAGGCCGCCCTGGGGCACCGGACGCCGCACGGGCATCCGGAGCGGCCCGAGCGCATGCAGGCGGTCAAGGACGCGCTCGGTACGGACGCCTTCGCGGCCCTGGTCCGGCGGGCGCCGGAGCCCGCGAGCCTGGAGACCGTGGCGCTCGCGCACCCGGAGGAATGGGTCCGGGCGATGATCGCGGCGGCCCCCGCCGAGGGTCTGGTCCACGTCGATTCCGACACGGTGCTCTCGCCCGGCACCATCGACTGCGTGCTGCGCGGGGTCGGGGCCGCCGTCGAGGGCGTCGACGCGGTGATGCGGGGCGAGGCCCGCAACGCCTTCTCGGCCATGCGGCCGCCGGGCCACCATGCCGAGCGCACCCGCGCCATGGGGTTCTGCCTGTTCAACAACGCGGCCATCGCCGCCCGGCACGCCCGGATCGTGCACGGGGCCGAGCGGGTCGCGATCGTGGATTGGGACGTGCACCACGGCAACGGCAGCCAGGACATCTTCTGGGCCGATCCCTCGGTGCTGTTCTGCTCCACCCACCAGATGCCGCTCTATCCCGGCACCGGCGCGGTCTCGGAATCCGGCGACCACGACACCATCGTCAACGCGCCCCTGAAGCCGGGCGCCGACGGGGAGCGCTTCCGCGAGGCGTTCACCGCCCGCATCCTGCCCCGGCTCACGGAGTTCCGGCCGGACCTCATCATCATCTCCGCCGGGTTCGACGCGCATTGGCGCGACCCGCTCGCCAACCTGATGCTGGAGGCGGAGGATTTCGGCTGGGCGACGCGGCAGGTGATGGACGTGGCCGAGCGCTCCTGCGGCGGGCGCATCGTCTCCGTGCTGGAGGGGGGCTACGACCTGCGGGGGCTGGCCGAATCCACCGCCGCGCACGTGTCCGCCCTGATGGAGGCGTGA
- a CDS encoding catalase family peroxidase: MSIRLSPPTVASLLLLTGWGPALAQGGTPDTVSREVDTQAIVDALFKAGGNQPNVRASGAKGVCVKGTFTPSAEAPGLTKAPHFTRASPVTARFSMGGSNPKVSDKAKAVTRGFSMRIANPAGDMVFVFISAPVFGTKTPQQLLDFATVRAPGPDGKPDADKIKAFSAANPETTRQAAWLNARPVPASYAGVDYWGVHAYTLTDAKGRATVAKLKTVAAAGQLGLSDDEAKAKPDAFYADEMKERLAQAPARFDLVAVLGEAGDPTNDPTAQWPEESRKTVTLGTLSITALEPAATCDAATFDPVADLPEGVAGPADDPMFAIRSPAYAISLSRRTN, encoded by the coding sequence ATGTCGATCCGCCTGAGCCCGCCGACCGTCGCGTCCCTGCTGCTCCTGACAGGGTGGGGGCCGGCCCTGGCGCAGGGCGGCACGCCGGACACCGTGTCCCGCGAGGTCGACACCCAGGCCATCGTGGATGCCCTGTTCAAGGCCGGCGGCAACCAGCCGAACGTGCGGGCGAGCGGCGCCAAGGGCGTCTGCGTGAAGGGTACGTTCACCCCCTCGGCCGAGGCGCCGGGCCTGACCAAGGCGCCGCATTTCACCCGGGCATCGCCGGTCACCGCCCGGTTCTCCATGGGCGGCAGCAACCCGAAAGTGTCCGACAAGGCCAAGGCCGTGACGCGCGGCTTCTCCATGCGGATCGCGAACCCGGCCGGCGACATGGTGTTCGTGTTCATCTCCGCGCCGGTCTTCGGCACGAAGACCCCGCAGCAACTGCTCGACTTCGCCACGGTGCGGGCGCCGGGTCCCGACGGGAAGCCGGATGCGGACAAGATCAAGGCGTTCTCGGCGGCCAACCCGGAGACCACCCGGCAGGCCGCCTGGCTCAACGCCCGCCCCGTCCCGGCGAGCTATGCCGGCGTCGATTACTGGGGCGTCCACGCCTACACGCTCACCGACGCCAAGGGACGGGCCACGGTGGCCAAGCTGAAGACCGTGGCGGCGGCGGGCCAGCTCGGCCTGTCCGACGACGAGGCCAAGGCCAAGCCCGACGCCTTCTACGCCGACGAGATGAAGGAGCGCCTCGCGCAGGCGCCGGCCCGCTTCGACCTCGTGGCCGTCCTCGGCGAGGCCGGCGACCCGACGAACGACCCCACGGCGCAGTGGCCCGAGGAGAGCCGCAAGACGGTCACCCTCGGCACCCTGTCGATCACCGCCCTGGAGCCGGCGGCCACCTGCGATGCCGCCACCTTCGACCCCGTCGCCGACCTGCCCGAGGGCGTCGCCGGCCCGGCCGACGACCCGATGTTCGCCATCCGCTCGCCGGCCTACGCGATCTCGCTCTCGCGCCGCACGAACTGA
- a CDS encoding phospholipase D-like domain-containing protein has protein sequence MEQALLSWIGGLTAIRTEVFWLLCAGLSGLLTVHVLLRKREVGAAIGWIGLVWLSPLFGSALYALFGINRVTRRARKLGVRPSEPRRAEAGGAPASGLPEHLAPLDHAVRRITALPLRAGNRIAILRNGDAVYPAMLAAIAEARSSIALSSYIFRKDTTGRAFLDALEAAHARGVAVRVLVDGIGSGYFFATVYGGLRRRGVPVGRFMHSVLPWRMPFLNLRTHKKLLIVDGALAFAGGINIADENRLALDPPEPVRDVHFRIEGPVVAQLTAAFASDWAFVTDEEIGGADWFPSLESRGDSPARVVTSGPDADLRKIELVVLEAITCATRSIRLMTPYFLPSEVLVSALSLAALRGLTVDVIIPMASDHAVVDWATRAHVDPLLASDVRIWLDDPPFDHAKLLVVDEVWCFVGSANWDTRSFRLNFELNVEVYDAGLAGRLDAFMREKMRVRLTRETLSRRGLPVRLRDAGVRLLLPYL, from the coding sequence TTGGAACAGGCATTGCTGTCATGGATCGGCGGGCTCACCGCGATCCGGACCGAGGTTTTCTGGCTGCTCTGCGCCGGCCTGTCCGGTCTCCTCACCGTCCATGTCCTGCTGCGCAAGCGTGAGGTCGGGGCGGCGATCGGCTGGATCGGCCTCGTCTGGCTCTCGCCCCTGTTCGGGAGCGCGCTCTACGCCCTGTTCGGGATCAACCGGGTCACGCGCCGCGCGCGCAAGCTCGGCGTCCGGCCTTCCGAACCGCGCCGGGCGGAGGCCGGCGGGGCGCCGGCCTCGGGGCTGCCGGAACACCTCGCCCCCCTCGACCACGCGGTCCGGCGCATCACCGCGCTCCCGCTCCGGGCCGGCAACCGCATCGCGATCCTGCGCAACGGCGACGCGGTCTATCCCGCGATGCTGGCGGCGATCGCGGAGGCGCGGTCCTCCATCGCCCTCTCGAGCTACATCTTCCGCAAGGACACGACGGGACGCGCCTTCCTCGACGCCCTGGAGGCGGCCCATGCGCGCGGCGTCGCGGTGCGCGTCCTCGTGGACGGCATCGGCAGCGGCTACTTCTTCGCCACGGTCTACGGGGGCCTGCGGCGCCGGGGCGTGCCGGTGGGCCGCTTCATGCACTCGGTCCTGCCCTGGCGGATGCCCTTCCTGAACCTGCGCACGCACAAGAAGCTGCTCATCGTCGACGGGGCGCTCGCCTTTGCCGGGGGCATCAACATCGCGGACGAGAACCGGCTGGCGCTCGACCCGCCCGAGCCCGTGCGCGACGTGCATTTCCGGATCGAGGGCCCGGTGGTGGCGCAGCTCACGGCGGCCTTCGCCAGCGACTGGGCTTTCGTGACGGACGAGGAGATCGGAGGCGCGGACTGGTTCCCGTCCCTCGAATCCCGGGGCGACAGCCCGGCCCGGGTGGTCACCTCGGGGCCGGACGCGGACCTGCGCAAGATCGAGCTCGTGGTGCTCGAGGCGATCACCTGCGCGACCCGCAGCATCCGCCTGATGACGCCCTATTTCCTGCCCAGCGAGGTGCTGGTCAGCGCGCTCTCGCTGGCGGCCCTCCGGGGCCTGACGGTGGACGTCATCATCCCGATGGCGAGCGACCACGCGGTGGTCGACTGGGCGACGCGGGCGCATGTGGACCCGCTGCTCGCCAGCGACGTCCGGATCTGGCTCGACGACCCGCCCTTCGACCACGCCAAGCTCCTCGTGGTCGACGAGGTCTGGTGCTTCGTCGGCAGCGCGAACTGGGACACGCGCAGCTTCCGCCTGAACTTCGAACTCAACGTCGAGGTCTACGACGCCGGGCTCGCCGGGCGGCTCGACGCCTTCATGCGGGAGAAGATGCGCGTTCGGCTGACCCGCGAAACGTTGTCGCGGCGCGGGCTCCCCGTCCGGCTGCGCGACGCAGGCGTCCGATTACTGCTGCCATACCTGTAG
- a CDS encoding dicarboxylate/amino acid:cation symporter, translating into MAAVPLPLTAPHAPPKPKPIYKTLYFQVLVAVAIGITLGHFYPQTGADMKPLGDAFIKLVKMIIAPVIFLTVVSGIAGMTNLEKVGRVGGKALIYFLTFSTLALIVGLIVANLVQPGAGMHIDPKSLDAKSIAMYADKAKTQSITDFLMNIIPSTAVGAFAGGEILQVLFFSVLFGFGLAFLGDRGKPVLDIIKVLSEAIFGVVNIIMKVAPIGAFGAMAFTIGKYGIASLANLAYLVGAFYLTSAIFVLGVLGLVARYNGFSIIKLIRYIKEELMLVLGTSSSESALPSLLEKMERAGCSKPVVGLVVPTGYSFNLDGTNIYMTMAALFIAQATDTPLTYGEQGLLLLVAMLSSKGAAGVTGSGFITLAATLAVVPSVPVVGMALILGVDRFMSECRALTNFIGNAVACIVVARWEGEVDDVKLAAALGGNPMPLDSELPAPALQPAV; encoded by the coding sequence ATGGCTGCCGTACCACTGCCCCTCACCGCCCCGCACGCCCCGCCGAAGCCCAAGCCGATCTACAAGACCCTGTATTTCCAGGTTCTGGTCGCCGTGGCGATCGGCATCACCCTCGGCCACTTCTACCCGCAGACCGGCGCGGACATGAAGCCGCTCGGCGACGCCTTCATCAAGCTCGTGAAGATGATCATCGCGCCGGTGATCTTTCTCACCGTCGTCTCCGGCATCGCCGGCATGACCAACCTCGAGAAGGTCGGCCGCGTCGGCGGCAAGGCGCTGATCTACTTCCTCACCTTCTCGACGCTGGCGCTGATCGTCGGCCTGATCGTCGCGAACCTCGTCCAGCCGGGCGCGGGCATGCACATCGATCCGAAGTCGCTCGATGCGAAGTCGATCGCGATGTACGCCGACAAGGCGAAGACCCAGTCGATCACCGACTTCCTCATGAACATCATCCCGTCCACGGCGGTGGGTGCGTTCGCGGGCGGCGAGATCCTGCAGGTGCTGTTCTTCTCGGTGCTGTTCGGCTTCGGCCTCGCCTTCCTGGGCGACCGCGGCAAGCCGGTCCTCGACATCATCAAGGTGCTGTCGGAAGCCATCTTCGGCGTCGTCAACATCATCATGAAGGTCGCCCCCATCGGCGCCTTCGGCGCCATGGCCTTCACCATCGGCAAGTACGGCATCGCCTCGCTCGCCAACCTCGCCTACCTCGTCGGCGCCTTCTACCTGACCTCGGCGATCTTCGTGCTCGGCGTGCTCGGCCTGGTCGCCCGCTACAACGGCTTCTCGATCATCAAGCTCATCCGCTACATCAAGGAAGAGCTGATGCTGGTGCTCGGCACCTCGTCCTCCGAGTCGGCCCTGCCCTCGCTGCTCGAGAAGATGGAGCGCGCCGGCTGCTCGAAGCCCGTCGTGGGCCTCGTGGTCCCCACCGGCTACTCGTTCAACCTCGACGGCACCAACATCTACATGACCATGGCGGCGCTCTTCATCGCGCAGGCCACGGACACGCCGCTGACCTACGGCGAGCAGGGCCTTCTCCTCCTCGTGGCAATGCTCTCCTCGAAGGGCGCGGCCGGCGTCACCGGCTCCGGCTTCATCACCCTGGCGGCGACCCTCGCGGTGGTCCCCTCGGTGCCGGTGGTCGGCATGGCGCTGATCCTCGGCGTGGACCGCTTCATGTCCGAGTGCCGCGCGCTCACCAACTTCATCGGCAACGCGGTGGCCTGCATCGTGGTCGCCCGCTGGGAGGGCGAGGTCGACGACGTCAAGCTCGCGGCGGCTCTCGGCGGCAACCCGATGCCCCTGGATTCGGAGCTCCCGGCTCCGGCGCTCCAGCCGGCCGTCTGA
- a CDS encoding ATP-binding protein has product MTRPAPPDALGRALAQAPADAPGRRRLFLLASLAAILLAAWAAGRVAERWAMADLQRTAQTALALQVGALGAEMQKQTSLPLALASDPEIAAAAQGSAPADLIARVNRRLAEVAQATGSAVIYVMRPDGITAAASNAGAPGSFLDWNYGFRPYFREAMREGAGSQFALGTVSGRAGLYLARRIGAAGGVVVVKIEFDTVEAGWRTTGDGVFVTEARGIVLVASDPAWRFTTLRPIDEAERRRIREALDFGDAPLDPAPLHPVAGSEDLARVGRGAQPARIVLRLDAPIPGTGWRLHTLTPLGGTVERERVQAWIIAGLVTGLACLGLSALAGRGRRNRARLVQASAQRDALEARVRERTLELTDANRLLRLEIEERQRAEAERERLGRELAQAGRLAALGQFAASMAHEINQPLAAIRSYADNAAILVRRGRGEEAAENAFAIGRLTDRIGGLTRQLKGFARRSSAKREPVALAEILRNGLELVEARAAAARIPLTVEGAASDLRVLGDGPRLEQVVVNLLQNAIDAVQGRPEPRVGLHVAAEAPDRVVVEVRDTGPGMPEAVRAQIFDAFFTTKSDGLGLGLAIARGIVEDCGGSLTVQDDPAGGTIFRMALTKAPAGGAARAAGPAETTT; this is encoded by the coding sequence ATGACGCGTCCAGCCCCGCCGGACGCGCTGGGTCGTGCGCTGGCACAGGCGCCGGCCGATGCGCCGGGGCGGCGGCGCCTGTTCCTCCTCGCCAGCCTCGCCGCCATCCTGCTCGCGGCCTGGGCCGCCGGGCGGGTCGCCGAGCGCTGGGCCATGGCCGACCTGCAACGCACCGCCCAGACGGCGCTCGCCCTCCAGGTCGGGGCGCTCGGGGCGGAGATGCAGAAGCAGACCTCGCTGCCGCTGGCCCTGGCATCCGACCCGGAGATCGCCGCGGCGGCGCAGGGGTCGGCCCCCGCCGATCTGATCGCCCGCGTGAACCGGCGCCTCGCCGAGGTGGCCCAGGCCACGGGCTCGGCCGTGATCTACGTGATGCGGCCCGACGGGATCACGGCCGCGGCCAGCAACGCGGGCGCCCCGGGCAGCTTCCTCGACTGGAATTACGGCTTCCGGCCCTATTTCCGCGAGGCCATGCGGGAGGGCGCCGGGTCGCAATTCGCCCTGGGCACCGTGAGCGGGCGCGCCGGCCTCTACCTGGCCCGCCGCATCGGCGCCGCCGGCGGCGTGGTGGTGGTCAAGATCGAGTTCGACACCGTCGAGGCGGGCTGGCGCACGACCGGGGACGGGGTGTTCGTCACCGAGGCGCGCGGCATCGTCCTCGTGGCGAGCGACCCGGCCTGGCGCTTCACCACGCTCCGGCCGATCGACGAGGCCGAACGCCGCCGCATCCGCGAGGCCCTGGATTTCGGCGACGCCCCCCTCGACCCGGCGCCGCTCCATCCCGTCGCGGGCAGCGAGGACCTGGCGCGGGTGGGACGGGGGGCGCAGCCGGCCCGGATCGTGCTGCGCCTCGACGCGCCGATCCCCGGCACCGGGTGGCGGCTCCACACCCTGACGCCCCTGGGGGGGACGGTGGAGCGCGAGCGCGTCCAGGCCTGGATCATCGCCGGCCTCGTCACGGGGCTGGCCTGCCTCGGCCTTTCCGCGCTGGCGGGCCGCGGCCGGCGCAACCGCGCGCGCCTCGTGCAGGCCTCCGCGCAGCGGGACGCCCTGGAGGCGCGCGTGCGGGAGCGGACGCTGGAGCTCACCGACGCCAACCGGCTCCTGCGGCTCGAGATCGAGGAGCGGCAGCGGGCGGAGGCCGAGCGCGAGCGCCTCGGGCGCGAGCTCGCCCAGGCCGGTCGCCTCGCGGCGCTCGGGCAGTTCGCCGCCAGCATGGCCCACGAGATCAACCAGCCGCTCGCCGCGATCCGCTCCTACGCGGACAACGCCGCCATCCTGGTCCGACGCGGCCGGGGAGAAGAGGCGGCCGAGAACGCCTTCGCCATCGGCCGCCTGACCGACCGCATCGGCGGCCTCACGCGCCAGCTCAAGGGCTTCGCGCGGCGCTCCTCCGCCAAGCGGGAGCCGGTGGCCCTGGCCGAGATCCTGCGCAACGGCCTGGAGCTGGTGGAGGCCCGCGCGGCGGCGGCCCGCATCCCGCTCACCGTAGAGGGCGCCGCCTCCGACCTCCGGGTCCTCGGCGACGGGCCGCGCCTCGAACAGGTGGTCGTGAACCTGCTCCAGAACGCGATCGACGCCGTACAGGGCCGGCCCGAGCCCCGCGTCGGCCTGCACGTGGCCGCCGAGGCGCCGGACCGCGTCGTCGTCGAGGTCCGCGACACCGGTCCCGGCATGCCCGAGGCGGTGCGGGCGCAGATCTTCGACGCCTTCTTCACCACCAAGTCGGACGGCCTCGGCCTCGGGCTCGCCATCGCCCGCGGAATCGTCGAGGATTGTGGCGGCAGCCTCACCGTCCAGGACGATCCGGCGGGCGGCACGATCTTCCGCATGGCATTGACGAAGGCTCCGGCAGGCGGGGCCGCCAGGGCGGCCGGACCGGCGGAGACGACGACGTGA